A DNA window from Thermosynechococcaceae cyanobacterium Okahandja contains the following coding sequences:
- a CDS encoding alpha/beta hydrolase, translating to MPSTAFCPPTFVAQTLTTSSGKLVYYTASDRYWGNSLERPPLIFLHSLGGGSSHYEWSQVYPAFASRYRVIAPDLIGWGASDHPAREYYSSDYWLMIAELLRMVGTPARVVASSLTAGIVVRLAIQQPHLFSHLCLVCPSGFNDFGEDQGQGLARAILSVPALDRLIYAAAAANPLAVRNFLTQFLFANPQRLREETVAAYLESACRYGAEWAALSTLKGNLSFDLSQYLPQLQTPTVIFWGEAAKLTPLSLGERLYASAPDRIQGFYRIPEAGVLPHLEVPEWMIYGLRRYFLI from the coding sequence ATGCCGAGCACGGCCTTTTGCCCGCCCACTTTTGTGGCTCAAACCCTAACGACGAGCAGTGGCAAGTTGGTGTATTACACCGCTAGCGATCGCTACTGGGGTAACAGCCTTGAACGCCCGCCCCTCATTTTTTTACACAGCCTTGGGGGCGGCTCAAGCCACTATGAATGGTCGCAGGTCTATCCTGCCTTTGCCAGTCGCTATCGAGTGATTGCCCCTGACTTGATTGGTTGGGGTGCCTCGGATCATCCGGCGCGGGAGTACTACAGCAGTGACTATTGGCTGATGATTGCCGAGCTACTACGGATGGTGGGCACGCCAGCACGGGTGGTGGCCTCTTCCCTGACCGCGGGCATTGTGGTACGGCTAGCAATTCAACAGCCCCATCTCTTCAGTCATCTGTGCTTAGTGTGTCCCAGTGGCTTCAATGATTTTGGCGAAGATCAAGGTCAAGGGTTAGCGCGGGCTATCCTCAGTGTGCCAGCCCTTGATCGGCTTATCTATGCGGCAGCGGCAGCCAACCCCCTTGCCGTTCGTAATTTCCTGACCCAGTTTTTGTTTGCCAACCCCCAACGCCTGCGGGAGGAAACCGTTGCCGCCTATCTGGAATCCGCCTGCCGCTATGGTGCAGAATGGGCCGCCTTGAGTACCCTCAAGGGCAATTTGTCTTTTGATCTGAGCCAGTATTTGCCGCAGCTACAAACCCCCACGGTGATCTTTTGGGGCGAAGCGGCAAAACTCACTCCCCTTTCCCTTGGTGAGCGGCTTTACGCCAGTGCCCCAGATCGAATTCAAGGGTTTTATCGTATCCCAGAGGCAGGGGTGCTGCCGCACCTTGAAGTGCCGGAGTGGATGATCTATGGCCTGCGGCGTTACTTTCTTATTTGA
- a CDS encoding PIN domain-containing protein, whose amino-acid sequence MLLDTSGLLCYLHRDEPQHEKAVQLVTDSTSRLLTHSHVLAELVALALVRRFPRAQVLEFVVDLVNNPDIETIWVDEQLHREAMQLLLVRQDKRYSLCDAVSFVLMRQRGITHALTTDRRFEQEGFIRLLPPLS is encoded by the coding sequence GTGCTTTTAGATACATCCGGCTTGCTGTGCTACCTGCATCGCGATGAGCCACAGCATGAAAAAGCTGTGCAACTTGTTACTGATTCAACCAGTAGGCTTTTGACTCACAGCCATGTTCTGGCTGAGTTGGTCGCTCTTGCTTTGGTTCGCCGCTTCCCTCGGGCTCAGGTTTTAGAATTTGTAGTTGACTTGGTTAATAACCCAGATATTGAAACGATTTGGGTTGATGAGCAACTGCATCGAGAAGCTATGCAGCTTTTGCTTGTCCGGCAAGACAAGAGGTATTCCTTGTGCGATGCAGTAAGCTTTGTCCTTATGCGCCAGCGGGGGATAACCCATGCATTGACAACAGATCGCCGTTTTGAGCAAGAGGGATTTATTAGACTATTACCTCCACTTAGCTAA
- a CDS encoding transposase, whose protein sequence is MVAPTRCHSPRSKGLNESAHAHYQNILDRLIGQDGTVKGGSLKIVQMRGQWYALISVTEEVPDVPSSTRVGVDRGQNNLAVAVLPNGQCLFFHGRHVKHLRRQYQRLYQDLQKAGKWRALKRLKRSESRWMSEINHAISKQIADFADRHDADVVLEDLKGIRQTSRQRQKNKSDAGENRDRWAYFQLGQYIQYKVAKRGRQTHIRPAPYTSKSDHRNGIIGKRDKHQFIGFDGYQCNADWNAGVNLSQWDGFACPLGLYVLAGGVLEAPQSFASDSLEVASMQLSEYAPTSVGVG, encoded by the coding sequence ATGGTCGCACCTACTCGGTGTCATTCCCCACGCTCAAAGGGACTAAACGAGTCCGCTCATGCCCACTATCAGAACATTCTAGACCGGCTAATCGGCCAGGACGGAACGGTAAAGGGTGGGTCACTGAAGATCGTGCAGATGCGAGGGCAATGGTACGCGCTGATTTCGGTCACAGAGGAAGTTCCAGATGTGCCGTCATCCACCCGTGTGGGAGTAGATCGAGGACAGAACAACTTAGCGGTTGCGGTGCTGCCCAATGGTCAGTGTCTCTTTTTTCATGGTCGTCACGTCAAACACCTTCGCAGACAGTATCAACGGCTCTACCAAGACTTGCAAAAGGCGGGAAAATGGAGAGCCTTAAAGCGGCTGAAGCGATCTGAATCGCGGTGGATGAGCGAGATCAATCATGCCATCAGCAAACAGATTGCCGATTTTGCCGATCGCCATGATGCGGATGTGGTGTTGGAAGACCTGAAAGGGATTCGCCAAACCAGCCGGCAGCGCCAGAAAAATAAGTCAGACGCAGGCGAGAACCGGGATCGTTGGGCGTACTTTCAACTGGGGCAATATATCCAGTACAAGGTAGCGAAACGGGGACGGCAAACGCACATTAGACCTGCGCCTTATACCAGCAAATCTGACCACCGCAACGGCATCATCGGTAAGCGTGATAAGCATCAGTTCATTGGATTTGACGGGTATCAGTGCAACGCCGATTGGAATGCCGGAGTTAATTTGAGTCAGTGGGATGGATTTGCCTGCCCGTTGGGGCTATATGTTCTTGCGGGTGGGGTGCTTGAAGCCCCCCAGAGCTTCGCCTCAGACTCGTTAGAAGTAGCGAGTATGCAACTCAGTGAATACGCTCCGACTTCGGTTGGAGTGGGCTAG
- a CDS encoding NAD-binding protein — MASLPQIIDQQLRQLLGGQATWFIDAGDRHLGLWIEGENLDLAAIQAWGDHCWQRWLGAGSTVLLIGVASPGQPFPYWHHRWAASSVTPTAAASNPSPNSVAPDRFIVCGLGSLGQFCLQSLLQFGGDRLPIEVCAIERYATIEWDIPHLRQQLQNTLYIGDCRQEETLRAAGIDQCRALLAVTSDEATNIATAIVARRLNPNVHLVVRSGRDNLNALLQQKLGSFVALNPTELPAPAFALAALEEDILAAFTIEGEQFRVLQHRISTPTDPLYGYPTYRFYKRQQRLISIRSEGAPASLLQPSRPHRIFYHWSPDRLLQLGDRPIWIERVESLKPSAPPAQSAEQQWLERLRRLPTHLRQAWQWIQGDRSRQLIFSGLCIGSGLWLLTTLLLRYNVPGISWQKAFTAGFILLLGGFSDVFGGLEEDPVPPWLLLICILIAIVSLLFILGVLGLLAEKLLQARFDFLRRRPPLPTANHVIVVGRSKMGEAVVRLLQSFQQPLLLLVEQPEEATAVPQVPAVWGSLTDSLAKSHLDTAKSMVVTTADEMLNLEIALIARQATETRPSPLGLVVGIYDPILSSDLKDLLPHAQPLCAYALAAEAFAGAAFGETMLGLFQIEQQTILIADYTVTATDTLVGKLIGDVAYGYGVVPVFYNRHEQLLGSEGTQQYLPSDTLQLTVGDRLVILATIHGLRRIEQGSLAPRRSWRLWLDAPRNTDVALDIGNLITKITGLPLPQSRAFIEQLPAALTLELYEQQVYRLAQQLQQLVRVRLYPLGQQ; from the coding sequence ATGGCTAGTCTGCCCCAGATCATTGATCAGCAACTGCGGCAACTACTGGGGGGGCAGGCTACGTGGTTCATTGACGCGGGCGATCGCCACCTCGGGCTTTGGATTGAGGGAGAAAATTTAGATCTGGCAGCCATTCAGGCGTGGGGAGATCACTGCTGGCAGAGGTGGCTTGGGGCAGGTTCTACCGTGCTCCTGATTGGGGTGGCAAGCCCCGGGCAGCCTTTTCCCTATTGGCACCATCGATGGGCCGCGTCATCGGTAACACCCACCGCTGCTGCCTCGAACCCAAGCCCGAACAGTGTGGCACCGGATCGGTTTATTGTGTGTGGCTTAGGCAGTCTGGGGCAGTTTTGCCTTCAGAGCTTACTCCAGTTTGGTGGCGATCGCCTGCCCATTGAAGTGTGCGCCATTGAACGCTATGCCACCATTGAGTGGGACATCCCCCATCTGCGGCAGCAATTACAGAATACCCTTTACATCGGCGACTGTCGCCAAGAGGAGACCCTGCGCGCAGCAGGTATTGACCAGTGCCGTGCCCTGTTGGCGGTTACCAGCGATGAGGCCACGAATATTGCCACCGCGATTGTGGCGCGGCGCTTGAACCCCAACGTCCACTTGGTGGTGCGCTCGGGTCGCGATAACCTGAACGCGCTCCTCCAGCAAAAGTTGGGCAGCTTTGTTGCCTTGAACCCAACGGAACTACCCGCCCCCGCCTTTGCCTTGGCCGCCCTTGAGGAGGATATTCTGGCCGCTTTTACAATTGAGGGCGAGCAATTTCGGGTGCTCCAACATCGGATTAGCACCCCCACAGACCCCCTCTATGGCTACCCCACCTACCGCTTTTACAAACGGCAGCAGCGCTTGATCAGTATCCGGTCGGAGGGTGCCCCTGCCTCCCTTTTGCAACCGTCCCGCCCCCACCGCATCTTTTATCATTGGTCGCCGGATCGCCTGTTGCAATTGGGGGATCGCCCCATTTGGATTGAACGGGTCGAGAGCCTGAAGCCGTCTGCCCCCCCGGCTCAATCGGCAGAGCAGCAGTGGCTAGAGCGCTTGCGCCGCCTACCGACCCACCTCAGACAGGCATGGCAGTGGATCCAAGGCGATCGCTCCCGGCAACTGATCTTTAGCGGCCTGTGTATTGGCAGTGGCCTGTGGCTATTGACCACCCTGTTGCTGCGCTATAACGTGCCCGGGATCAGTTGGCAAAAAGCCTTTACCGCCGGGTTTATTCTACTGCTGGGGGGCTTTAGCGATGTGTTTGGCGGCCTAGAGGAGGATCCCGTGCCCCCTTGGCTGCTGCTGATCTGTATCCTGATTGCGATCGTCAGCCTCCTGTTTATTTTGGGGGTTTTAGGGTTGCTGGCGGAAAAACTGCTACAGGCTCGCTTTGATTTTTTGCGCCGCCGTCCGCCCCTGCCCACGGCCAACCATGTGATTGTGGTCGGCCGCAGCAAAATGGGTGAGGCGGTGGTGCGCTTGCTGCAATCGTTTCAGCAGCCCCTCCTCCTTCTGGTGGAGCAGCCCGAAGAGGCCACGGCAGTGCCACAGGTTCCCGCTGTTTGGGGATCTCTGACGGACTCCTTGGCAAAAAGCCATCTGGACACCGCTAAAAGTATGGTGGTGACCACAGCGGACGAAATGCTCAACCTCGAGATTGCCCTGATTGCACGGCAGGCCACCGAAACCCGCCCCTCTCCCTTGGGCTTAGTGGTCGGTATTTACGACCCCATTCTCAGTAGCGATCTGAAGGATTTACTGCCCCACGCCCAGCCATTGTGCGCCTATGCCCTTGCGGCGGAAGCCTTTGCTGGTGCCGCTTTTGGTGAAACAATGCTGGGGTTGTTTCAAATTGAGCAGCAAACCATCTTAATTGCCGATTATACGGTCACCGCCACCGATACGTTAGTCGGCAAACTCATTGGCGATGTGGCCTACGGGTATGGGGTAGTGCCCGTGTTTTACAACCGTCATGAACAACTGCTTGGCAGCGAAGGAACGCAGCAATACCTGCCCAGTGATACCCTACAGCTTACTGTGGGCGATCGCCTCGTGATTTTAGCAACAATTCATGGTCTGCGGCGGATTGAGCAGGGATCGCTAGCGCCGCGGCGATCGTGGCGACTGTGGTTAGACGCACCACGCAACACCGATGTTGCCCTAGATATTGGCAATCTGATTACGAAAATTACTGGCTTACCCCTGCCCCAATCCCGCGCCTTTATTGAACAACTGCCCGCTGCCCTAACCCTAGAGCTTTACGAGCAGCAGGTCTATCGCCTTGCTCAGCAGTTGCAGCAACTCGTGAGGGTGCGCCTGTATCCCCTAGGGCAGCAATAA
- a CDS encoding UPF0182 family protein encodes MRQRSLGRSLLYWLGWLAGAIALGIVICRLVAESLWFNHLGYGGVVWLRWGVQGLLFTVVVGLSGAFYHWQQRCALGRRTVTLDASLTAASRYGGLQLAGLLTTAIGIITLLIVATYHIGAIAVQLWQQRSEITINTPLLPQLSVWRIADLLQQMTQHPWLLLLSSGALLLGLWAPLLLFRSISVILSVAMGAIALMSWSAVLTGLFGVSDPHTEPLFHRSISFYLFRLPLLELLRLWLVNLSVVSLGGVALTYLLANESLSHGKFLGFVRSQRRHLQGLSAFVFATVAFSFWLERYKLLYSTKGAAFGAGYTDVSVRLPLYGWLCVSALAVAVLLGWSAIRRGGRGQRRLGPIAPGLFSFTLGYLVVILMADWLLPTAIEAAIVQPNQLERELPYIQRTITHTREGFNLEAMRVEPFQPENSLNAAVMAANEATTRNIRIWDTRPLLETNRQLQQLRSYYRFPAAFLDRYSLKLTQQQTAPETRQVLIAAREIDYSAVQQFARSWINEHLIFTHGYGFTMSPVNTAEANGLPKYFVRDIGENGELLTFPPQLRENFPFFYPRLYYGELTNTYIFAPSAVPELDFPRGADNVYNHYDGSGGVAIAAWWRRLVYAVYFRDWQLLLTPNLRPDSRVLFRRTIQERVRAIAPFLRIDSEPYLVIADPRSESDIKASHSAAGVSYLYWIIDAYTLSRHYPYADPGQHSFNYIRNSVKIVVDAYNGDVTFYVVEPEDVILQTWQRIFPQLFRPISAMPHRLYTHIRYPVDMLQVQSEQLLQYHMTDPVVFYNREDLWQIPKEIYGETAQPIAPYYLITKLPIGYTEEFVLLVPFTPVNRPNLIGWLAARSDGQNYGKLLLYVFPKQELVFGPEQMEARINQDPAISQQISLWNRQGSRSVQGNLLIIPIERSLLYVEPIYLEASQNSLPTLARVIVMDNERVVMAPTLEEGLRQLFPPAN; translated from the coding sequence ATGCGCCAGCGTTCCCTCGGTCGCTCACTTCTGTACTGGCTTGGTTGGTTGGCAGGGGCGATCGCCCTTGGCATTGTTATCTGTCGGCTGGTGGCGGAAAGTCTGTGGTTCAATCACTTGGGCTACGGTGGGGTGGTCTGGCTGCGGTGGGGCGTACAGGGACTCCTCTTTACGGTTGTGGTTGGCCTCTCAGGGGCGTTCTACCATTGGCAGCAGCGTTGTGCCCTAGGGCGGCGAACCGTGACCTTAGATGCTTCGCTGACGGCGGCGAGTCGCTACGGGGGCTTACAACTGGCGGGTCTATTAACCACAGCGATTGGGATCATTACCCTCTTAATCGTGGCCACGTACCATATTGGGGCGATTGCTGTGCAGTTATGGCAGCAGCGCAGTGAGATTACCATCAATACGCCCTTGCTCCCGCAGCTCAGTGTCTGGCGCATCGCAGACTTACTGCAACAAATGACCCAACATCCATGGTTACTCCTACTGAGCAGTGGCGCACTCCTCCTAGGGCTATGGGCACCCCTCCTACTGTTTCGCAGCATTAGCGTGATCTTGAGTGTGGCCATGGGGGCGATCGCCCTGATGAGTTGGTCAGCCGTCCTGACCGGCCTGTTTGGAGTCAGCGATCCCCATACGGAACCCCTGTTTCATCGCTCCATTAGCTTTTACCTATTCCGGCTGCCGCTCCTTGAACTGCTGCGCCTGTGGCTTGTGAATCTCAGCGTTGTTAGCCTTGGGGGTGTTGCCCTCACCTACCTGCTGGCCAACGAGAGCCTGAGTCACGGTAAATTTCTGGGCTTTGTGCGATCGCAGCGCCGCCATTTACAGGGCCTCAGTGCCTTTGTCTTTGCCACCGTTGCCTTTAGCTTTTGGCTAGAGCGCTACAAACTGCTTTACTCCACCAAGGGTGCCGCCTTTGGGGCAGGTTATACCGATGTTAGCGTGCGGCTGCCCCTCTACGGCTGGTTGTGCGTCTCGGCACTTGCGGTGGCAGTGCTACTGGGCTGGTCTGCCATTCGTCGCGGGGGTCGCGGGCAACGGCGTTTAGGTCCGATTGCCCCCGGCTTGTTTAGCTTTACCCTTGGCTATCTGGTGGTCATCTTGATGGCGGATTGGCTGCTGCCCACAGCCATTGAGGCAGCCATTGTCCAACCCAACCAACTGGAGCGGGAACTGCCCTACATTCAGCGCACCATTACCCACACCCGCGAAGGCTTTAACCTAGAAGCCATGCGGGTCGAACCCTTCCAGCCCGAAAATAGCCTCAACGCCGCCGTGATGGCTGCCAATGAGGCCACCACCCGTAATATCCGCATTTGGGATACCCGGCCCCTGTTGGAAACCAACCGCCAACTGCAACAGTTGCGTTCCTACTATCGCTTCCCCGCCGCCTTTTTAGATCGCTATTCCCTCAAACTCACCCAGCAGCAGACCGCCCCCGAAACCCGTCAGGTCCTCATTGCCGCCCGCGAAATTGACTACAGCGCCGTGCAGCAGTTTGCCCGCAGTTGGATTAACGAACACCTCATCTTTACCCATGGCTATGGCTTTACCATGAGTCCGGTGAATACCGCCGAGGCCAATGGTTTACCCAAGTATTTTGTGCGCGATATTGGCGAAAATGGTGAGCTTCTAACCTTTCCCCCCCAACTGCGGGAGAATTTCCCCTTCTTTTATCCACGGCTGTACTACGGCGAACTCACCAATACCTACATCTTTGCGCCCTCCGCTGTGCCGGAACTAGACTTCCCCCGTGGCGCGGATAACGTCTATAACCACTACGACGGCAGCGGTGGTGTGGCCATTGCGGCCTGGTGGCGGCGACTCGTCTATGCCGTCTATTTTCGGGATTGGCAACTGTTGCTCACCCCCAACCTACGCCCCGATTCACGGGTGCTGTTTCGGCGCACGATTCAAGAGCGGGTACGGGCGATCGCCCCCTTTTTGCGCATTGACAGTGAACCCTACTTGGTCATTGCCGATCCGCGCTCCGAGAGTGACATCAAAGCCAGTCACAGTGCCGCCGGGGTCAGTTACTTGTACTGGATTATTGATGCCTATACCCTCAGTCGCCATTATCCCTACGCCGACCCAGGACAGCATTCCTTTAACTACATTCGCAACTCCGTCAAAATTGTTGTCGATGCCTATAACGGCGATGTCACCTTTTACGTGGTTGAACCGGAGGATGTTATTTTGCAGACATGGCAGCGCATCTTTCCCCAGTTATTTCGCCCCATTAGTGCCATGCCCCACCGGCTCTATACCCACATTCGCTATCCCGTGGATATGCTGCAAGTGCAGTCGGAGCAACTGTTGCAATACCACATGACGGATCCGGTGGTGTTTTACAACCGCGAAGACCTCTGGCAAATTCCCAAGGAAATCTACGGCGAAACCGCTCAACCCATTGCCCCCTACTACCTCATTACCAAACTGCCCATTGGCTATACCGAAGAATTTGTGCTCTTGGTGCCCTTTACCCCCGTAAATCGCCCCAACCTCATTGGCTGGTTGGCCGCCCGATCCGATGGCCAAAACTACGGCAAATTACTGCTTTACGTGTTTCCAAAGCAGGAACTGGTCTTTGGCCCTGAGCAAATGGAAGCCCGCATTAATCAAGATCCCGCCATTTCCCAGCAAATTTCCCTGTGGAATCGTCAAGGCTCCCGCTCCGTTCAGGGGAACCTGCTGATTATCCCCATTGAGCGATCGCTCCTGTATGTGGAGCCGATCTACCTTGAAGCCAGCCAAAACAGCCTGCCCACCCTTGCCCGTGTCATTGTCATGGATAACGAGCGGGTGGTGATGGCCCCGACCCTTGAGGAAGGCTTGCGGCAACTGTTTCCCCCCGCTAACTAG
- a CDS encoding peroxiredoxin, producing the protein MVLRVFLSCLVSLLIFWGWSAPSIALGGELPPLNAPAPDFALPSNTSGNTIRLGDYRGKWVVLYFYPKDFTSGCTLEAQRFQQDIEQFHAHNAEVIGVSADSVESHADFCDSEGLTFPLLSDPDGRVSKAYGSWLGFVSLRHSFIIDPEGILRERYVKVNPAIHSQEVLARLEELQKL; encoded by the coding sequence ATGGTTCTGCGCGTTTTCCTCTCTTGTCTGGTCAGTCTGCTCATCTTTTGGGGGTGGTCTGCCCCGAGCATCGCTTTGGGGGGAGAACTGCCGCCCCTCAATGCGCCAGCACCCGACTTTGCGTTACCCAGTAACACCAGCGGCAACACCATTCGCTTAGGAGACTATCGCGGCAAGTGGGTGGTGCTCTACTTTTACCCCAAGGACTTTACCTCTGGCTGTACCCTTGAGGCACAGCGGTTCCAGCAGGATATTGAGCAGTTTCATGCCCACAATGCCGAAGTTATTGGTGTGAGCGCCGATTCCGTGGAGTCCCACGCGGACTTTTGCGACAGTGAGGGACTTACGTTTCCCTTGCTCTCGGATCCTGATGGTCGCGTGAGTAAGGCCTACGGCTCGTGGTTGGGGTTTGTCTCCCTGCGCCATAGCTTTATTATTGACCCAGAGGGTATCTTACGGGAGCGCTATGTGAAGGTGAACCCGGCCATTCATAGTCAGGAAGTTCTGGCTCGCCTAGAAGAACTACAGAAATTGTAA
- a CDS encoding FAD-binding protein: protein MKTLEQTTPWQRITEELQAIVGANGLVTHAAESLVYECDGLAMYRQRPKLVVLPTTTAQVAAILKVCDRYRVPFVARGSGTGLSGGALPLAEGILIVTSRMNQILGVDLANQQVVVQPGVINAWVTQAVADQGYYYAPDPSSQIICSIGGNVAENSGGVHCLKYGVTTNHVLGLTVVLPNGNIVELGGAVPEMPGYDLTGVFVGSEGTLGIATEIRLRILKQAEAIAVLLADFTTIEAAGETVSAIIRAGIIPSGMEIMDNLSINAVEDVVATQCYPRDAGAVLLVEVDGLDVEVPILQERVSQICYAQGARHVTVATEPEDRLRLWKGRKAAFAAAGRLSPNYFVQDGVIPRSQLATVLKEIEQLSQRSGYRIANVFHAGDGNLHPLILYDQAVEGALAEVEALGGEILKLCVRLGGSISGEHGIGSDKACFMREMFSPADLETMQQVRSAFDPKRLANPEKVFPTPRTCGEAAHHVNLYPQAEVF from the coding sequence ATGAAAACGCTCGAACAAACCACGCCTTGGCAGCGCATTACCGAAGAGCTACAGGCCATTGTGGGCGCTAACGGCCTAGTGACCCATGCGGCGGAAAGTTTAGTCTATGAGTGCGATGGCTTAGCGATGTATCGCCAGCGCCCCAAGTTGGTGGTGCTACCCACCACAACCGCGCAGGTGGCGGCCATCCTCAAGGTGTGCGATCGCTATCGGGTGCCATTTGTGGCCCGTGGCTCTGGTACCGGTCTTTCGGGCGGTGCCCTGCCCTTGGCGGAGGGTATCCTCATCGTCACCTCCCGCATGAACCAAATCTTAGGGGTGGATCTGGCGAATCAGCAGGTGGTGGTACAACCTGGGGTCATTAATGCGTGGGTGACCCAAGCCGTTGCGGATCAGGGCTACTATTACGCCCCCGACCCCTCCAGTCAGATCATTTGCTCGATTGGTGGCAATGTGGCGGAAAATTCCGGCGGGGTGCACTGCCTGAAGTACGGTGTCACCACCAACCACGTCTTGGGGCTGACGGTGGTCTTGCCCAATGGCAACATTGTAGAGTTGGGCGGCGCTGTGCCCGAAATGCCGGGCTATGATCTCACGGGCGTGTTTGTTGGCTCGGAAGGGACGCTGGGCATTGCCACTGAAATTCGCCTGCGCATCCTCAAGCAAGCGGAGGCGATTGCGGTTCTTTTGGCCGACTTTACCACCATTGAGGCGGCGGGAGAAACGGTTTCGGCCATTATTCGTGCGGGCATTATCCCGTCCGGTATGGAAATTATGGATAACCTCAGCATCAACGCGGTGGAGGACGTAGTGGCCACCCAGTGCTATCCCCGCGATGCTGGCGCGGTACTCTTGGTGGAAGTGGATGGCCTAGATGTGGAGGTGCCGATTCTGCAAGAGCGGGTCAGCCAGATTTGCTACGCCCAAGGGGCGCGTCACGTTACTGTGGCGACTGAACCAGAGGATCGCCTGCGTCTGTGGAAGGGGCGCAAGGCGGCCTTTGCGGCGGCGGGTCGCCTGAGTCCCAACTATTTTGTCCAAGATGGGGTGATTCCCCGCAGTCAATTGGCAACGGTGTTGAAGGAAATTGAGCAACTGAGCCAGCGCAGTGGCTACCGCATTGCCAACGTGTTCCATGCTGGGGATGGCAACTTGCATCCGTTAATTCTGTACGATCAGGCGGTGGAGGGTGCCCTAGCGGAGGTGGAGGCGCTGGGGGGCGAAATTCTCAAGCTGTGCGTGCGCTTGGGGGGGAGTATTTCCGGTGAGCACGGCATTGGCAGCGACAAGGCCTGCTTTATGAGGGAAATGTTTAGTCCTGCCGATCTAGAGACGATGCAGCAGGTGCGCTCCGCCTTTGATCCCAAGCGGCTGGCCAATCCCGAAAAGGTGTTTCCAACCCCCCGTACCTGTGGTGAGGCGGCGCACCACGTTAATCTCTATCCCCAAGCCGAGGTCTTTTAG
- a CDS encoding BolA/IbaG family iron-sulfur metabolism protein: protein MVTPEQLTQLIRTTLPDAIVHVQDLTGGGDHYEAVVVSAAFEGKRLVQQHQLVYRGLNGVMATNELHALSLKTYTPDQWAATR, encoded by the coding sequence ATGGTTACCCCTGAACAACTCACACAACTGATCCGAACTACGCTGCCGGATGCCATTGTCCACGTGCAGGACTTGACGGGCGGTGGCGATCACTACGAGGCAGTGGTTGTCTCTGCGGCCTTTGAAGGCAAACGGCTGGTACAGCAACATCAATTAGTGTACCGTGGCCTTAATGGCGTAATGGCCACAAATGAACTGCACGCCCTTTCCCTGAAAACCTATACGCCAGATCAATGGGCAGCAACTCGCTAA
- a CDS encoding MltA domain-containing protein, with product MVGFSQTVVMLATAAIATAAATPVLTPRPTAELPPTIGLDTALWQQQGDRARLIAAIDHSLRYLRTLKAQQDYAAYTAPGQPGASLGPGLQQRVIRSLERFRHLVHTSRSAAELQAAVKREFVFYQSIGTDGQGRVEFTGYYAPTYRASLVPTSEYRYPLFRRPPNFNQWPEPHPTRLELEGADGQQWRNGPLKGLELVYLRDRLEAFLVQVQGSAELQLPNGRRLTVGYAGKTNHPYTSIGQELIKDGKIRREELTLPRLMAYFQANPSELDRYLPRNASFVFFENTEGRPPSGSLSTPVIPERSIATDKSLMPPGALAIIETQLPMPTAGQWQQRPISRFVLDQDTGSAIRGPGRVDIFMGTGEVAKARAGLINTPGQLYYLLLP from the coding sequence ATGGTTGGGTTTTCCCAAACAGTGGTCATGCTGGCCACAGCGGCGATCGCGACGGCAGCAGCAACTCCAGTACTCACTCCCCGCCCCACAGCAGAACTACCGCCAACCATTGGCCTAGATACGGCTCTTTGGCAGCAGCAGGGCGATCGCGCCCGGCTCATCGCAGCGATTGACCACAGCCTGCGCTACTTGCGCACCCTCAAGGCACAGCAGGACTACGCCGCCTACACGGCTCCCGGCCAACCCGGCGCCAGTTTGGGACCCGGATTGCAGCAACGGGTAATTCGTTCCCTCGAGCGGTTTCGCCACTTAGTACACACCAGTCGCTCTGCTGCAGAACTGCAAGCCGCCGTCAAGCGGGAGTTTGTCTTTTATCAATCCATTGGCACCGATGGCCAAGGCCGGGTGGAGTTTACCGGTTACTATGCCCCCACCTATCGCGCCAGCCTCGTCCCCACAAGCGAGTATCGCTATCCCCTCTTTCGCCGCCCCCCCAACTTCAACCAGTGGCCAGAGCCACACCCCACCCGCCTTGAATTGGAAGGGGCGGATGGCCAGCAATGGCGCAACGGCCCCCTAAAGGGGTTAGAACTGGTGTATTTGCGCGATCGCCTCGAAGCATTCTTAGTCCAAGTGCAAGGCTCCGCAGAGTTGCAACTGCCCAATGGGCGGCGACTCACGGTGGGCTACGCCGGTAAAACCAATCATCCCTACACCAGCATTGGCCAAGAACTGATCAAAGACGGTAAAATCCGCCGCGAAGAATTGACCCTACCACGGCTCATGGCTTACTTTCAGGCCAACCCCAGCGAACTGGATCGCTACTTACCCCGCAACGCCAGCTTTGTCTTTTTTGAGAATACCGAAGGTCGCCCCCCCAGTGGCAGCCTTTCGACCCCCGTCATTCCCGAGCGCTCCATTGCCACGGATAAGTCCCTGATGCCCCCGGGTGCCCTCGCGATCATTGAAACCCAACTTCCGATGCCGACGGCGGGTCAATGGCAGCAACGCCCCATCAGCCGTTTTGTCTTAGATCAGGATACGGGGAGTGCTATTCGCGGCCCCGGGCGGGTGGATATTTTTATGGGCACCGGCGAGGTGGCCAAGGCACGGGCGGGCTTAATTAACACCCCCGGCCAGTTGTATTATTTATTGCTGCCCTAG